One Peromyscus maniculatus bairdii isolate BWxNUB_F1_BW_parent chromosome 14, HU_Pman_BW_mat_3.1, whole genome shotgun sequence genomic window carries:
- the Nova1 gene encoding RNA-binding protein Nova-1 isoform X7 — translation MPQNVAKTEPVSILQPQTTVNPDRIKQTLPSSPTTTKSSPSDPMTTSRANQVKIIVPNSTAGLIIGKGGATVKAIMEQSGAWVQLSQKPDGINLQERVVTVSGEPEQNRKAVELIIQKIQEDPQSGSCLNISYANVTGPVANSNPTGSPYANTAEVLPTAAAAAGLLGHANLAGVAAFPAVLSGFTGNDLVAITSALNTLASYGYNLNTLGLGLSQAAATGALAAAAASANPAAAAANLLATYASEASASGSTAGGTAGTFALGSLAAATAATNGYFGAASPLAASAILGTEKSTDGSKDVVEIAVPENLVGAILGKGGKTLVEYQELTGARIQISKKGEFVPGTRNRKVTITGTPAATQAAQYLITQRITYEQGVRAANPQKVG, via the exons ATGCCCCAAAATGTGGCCAAGACAGAACCAGTCAGCATCCTACAACCTCAGACCACCGTTAATCCTGACCGCATCAAACAA ACATTGCCATCTTCCCCAACTACCACCAAGTCCTCTCCATCTGACCCCATGACCACCTCCAGAGCTAATCAG gtAAAGATTATAGTTCCCAACAGCACAGCAGGTCTGATAATAGGGAAGGGAGGTGCTACTGTGAAGGCTATAATGGAGCAGTCAGGGGCTTGGGTGCAGCTTTCCCAGAAACCCGATGGGATCAACTTGCAAGAGAGGGTTGTCACTGTGAGTGGAGAACCTGAACAAAACCGAAAAGCTGTTGAACTTATCATCCAGAAGATACAAGAGGATCCACAGAGTGGCAGCTGTCTCAATATCAGTTATGCCAATGTGACAGGTCCAGTGGCCAATTCCAATCCGACCGGATCTCCTTATGCAAACACTGCTGAAGTGTTACCAACTGCCGCAGCAGCCGCAGGGCTCTTAGGACATGCTAACCTTGCCGGCGTTGCGGCCTTCCCAGCAGTTTTATCTGGCTTCACAGGCAATGACCTGGTGGCCATCACCTCTGCACTTAATACATTAGCCAGCTATGGATATAATCTCAACACATTAGGTTTAGGGCTCAGCCAAGCAGCAGCGACGGGGGCTTTggctgcagcagctgccagtgccaacccagcagcagcagcagccaattTGTTGGCCACCTATGCCAGTGAAGCCTCAGCCAGCGGCAGCACAGCTGGTGGAACGGCGGGGACATTTGCATTAGGTAGCCtggctgctgctactgctgcaaCCAATGGATACTTTGGAGCTGCCTCGCCCCTAGCTGCCAGTGCCATTCTAGGGACAGAGAAATCCACAGATGGATCAAAGGATGTAGTTGAAATAGCAGTTCCAGAAAACTTAGTTGGTGCAATACTTGGCAAAGGAGGGAAAACCTTAGTGGAATACCAGGAGTTGACTGGTGCAAGGATACAGATCTCCAAAAAGGGAGAGTTCGTACCTGGCACAAGGAATCGGAAGGTAACCATTACTGGAACACCAGCTGCAACACAGGCTGCTCAGTATTTAATTACACAGAGGATCACATATGAGCAAGGAGTTCGGGCTGCCAATCCTCAGAAAGTGGGTTGA